A single region of the Marinitoga hydrogenitolerans DSM 16785 genome encodes:
- the dnaB gene encoding replicative DNA helicase yields the protein MKLQNQNLENLFSTEAEKGIIGAIFLEPEIFDDVIEKITHKDFFHPQHIEIFKTFEVLYDYGMPLDTITVMDQLKKRKIFEKVGGENYIIELASYVPNLISTNHYIKIIKEFSEKRKLLNLSKKIIEMVADNSIEIGKVKDYVEKVIIDTEDVGKILRFDEVLPQILSELNETRNLRKQGKSNIEITTGFKNLDNMLNGLHKGELTIIAARPAMGKTAFVLNMIENQIKKDISVIFFSLEMSKDPLVKRTISSLSGIDSQKIREGKITDKEWERILYYTQNILNKDFYIDDTPNLTPRLLRSHARKAKRKYDIEVLYVDYLQLINSNSKYFNKAVEVGEISRALKLIARELNIAVVALAQLSRAVEQRDNKRPQLADLRDSGAIEQDADNVLFLYRDNYYKMQELAKKKEKAKTEEEKLRYENEISALQNPHEVEILIAKQRNGPVGVKKVMFDPKITKFYEILREEEI from the coding sequence ATGAAATTACAAAACCAGAACTTAGAAAATTTATTTAGTACAGAAGCAGAAAAAGGAATTATAGGAGCTATATTTTTAGAACCAGAAATTTTTGATGATGTAATAGAGAAGATCACACACAAAGATTTTTTTCATCCACAACATATAGAAATTTTTAAAACTTTTGAGGTGTTATATGACTATGGGATGCCTTTAGATACTATAACAGTTATGGATCAACTAAAAAAAAGAAAAATATTTGAAAAAGTGGGTGGAGAAAATTATATTATAGAACTCGCTAGTTATGTTCCAAACTTAATTTCAACAAATCATTACATAAAAATTATAAAAGAATTTTCAGAAAAACGTAAGTTATTAAATTTATCAAAAAAAATAATTGAAATGGTGGCAGACAATAGCATTGAAATTGGAAAAGTAAAAGATTATGTTGAGAAAGTAATAATTGATACTGAAGATGTTGGAAAAATATTGAGATTTGATGAGGTACTTCCTCAAATTTTATCAGAGTTAAATGAAACAAGAAATCTTAGGAAACAAGGAAAATCTAATATAGAGATAACTACAGGGTTCAAAAATTTAGATAATATGCTTAATGGGTTGCACAAAGGTGAATTAACAATAATTGCAGCTAGACCTGCTATGGGAAAAACTGCATTTGTATTAAATATGATTGAAAATCAAATAAAAAAAGATATTTCAGTAATTTTCTTTTCATTAGAAATGAGTAAAGATCCATTAGTAAAAAGAACTATTTCTAGTCTTTCTGGAATAGATTCTCAGAAAATAAGAGAAGGAAAAATAACTGATAAAGAGTGGGAAAGAATATTATATTATACACAAAACATATTGAACAAAGATTTTTATATTGACGATACCCCAAATTTGACACCAAGGTTATTAAGAAGCCATGCAAGAAAAGCAAAAAGAAAATACGACATTGAAGTATTATATGTAGATTATTTGCAATTAATAAATTCAAATAGTAAATATTTCAATAAAGCAGTAGAAGTTGGTGAAATTTCTAGAGCTTTAAAGCTTATTGCGAGAGAGTTAAATATTGCAGTAGTGGCTTTAGCTCAATTATCAAGAGCAGTTGAACAAAGGGACAACAAGAGACCACAATTAGCTGATTTACGTGATTCTGGAGCAATAGAACAAGATGCAGATAATGTTTTGTTTTTATACAGGGATAATTATTATAAAATGCAAGAATTAGCAAAGAAAAAAGAAAAAGCAAAAACTGAAGAAGAAAAATTGAGATATGAAAATGAAATTAGTGCTTTACAAAATCCACATGAAGTTGAAATTTTAATAGCAAAACAAAGGAATGGTCCCGTTGGAGTAAAAAAAGTGATGTTTGATCCGAAAATTACAAAATTTTATGAAATTCTTAGGGAGGAAGAGATATGA
- a CDS encoding single-stranded DNA-binding protein, which produces MSYSFNRVILVGRLTRDPEIRMTTTGEKIANFDIAVDRGYGDNKTVDFIKIVAFNKRAEFTENYLKKGLLILVEGSLRINKWKDNNGNNRERAEIWANTLQFMESKKQQNVEIIEPEEPFGNIDEKVDLNSDDIPQFYPID; this is translated from the coding sequence ATGAGTTATTCATTTAATAGAGTTATTTTAGTAGGAAGGCTTACGCGTGATCCTGAGATTAGAATGACTACAACAGGTGAAAAAATCGCCAATTTTGATATTGCTGTAGATAGAGGTTATGGGGATAACAAGACTGTTGATTTTATAAAAATTGTCGCTTTTAATAAAAGAGCTGAATTTACCGAGAATTACTTGAAAAAAGGATTATTGATTCTTGTTGAAGGTTCTTTGAGAATAAATAAATGGAAAGATAACAATGGAAATAACAGAGAAAGAGCTGAAATATGGGCTAATACATTACAATTCATGGAATCAAAGAAACAACAAAATGTTGAGATAATTGAACCTGAAGAACCTTTTGGAAATATAGATGAAAAGGTTGATTTAAATTCAGATGATATACCACAATTTTATCCAATTGATTGA
- the dut gene encoding dUTP diphosphatase, with translation MIRFYYENNAVKPYKKHWSDGGYDIRSKIDVEVKPMEKVVIPTGLTMEIPYKHVGIIKERSSFALKGIVVIGGVIDSEYRGEVKVIMLNLGEETLQIKAGDRIAQILVVSIALTAELLLGKAEVDTKRGAKGFGSTGVR, from the coding sequence ATGATTAGATTTTATTACGAAAATAATGCTGTTAAGCCATATAAGAAACATTGGAGTGATGGAGGTTATGATATTCGTTCGAAAATAGATGTAGAAGTGAAACCGATGGAAAAAGTCGTAATACCTACAGGATTAACAATGGAAATTCCATATAAACACGTAGGAATTATCAAAGAACGTTCTTCTTTTGCATTAAAGGGAATAGTGGTTATTGGTGGTGTAATTGATTCAGAATATCGGGGAGAAGTTAAAGTAATAATGCTTAATTTAGGCGAAGAAACATTGCAAATAAAAGCCGGAGATAGAATAGCTCAAATTTTAGTTGTTTCTATTGCTTTGACTGCAGAGTTATTACTTGGTAAAGCTGAAGTAGATACCAAAAGAGGTGCAAAAGGATTTGGTTCAACGGGGGTGAGATAA
- a CDS encoding RusA family crossover junction endodeoxyribonuclease yields the protein MKLKIELDCIPPSTNHAYKKRGNGYGMYMTRTAKEFKEYAAYKALKIVRKYKVTPFPNDKKFYKLHFEFHFKNRRHPDPNNLLKILIDSLEGIVFENDRNIDISTTSKITGKEKTIIVWER from the coding sequence TTGAAGCTAAAAATTGAATTGGATTGTATTCCACCATCAACAAATCATGCATATAAAAAAAGAGGAAATGGATATGGGATGTATATGACAAGAACAGCGAAAGAATTCAAGGAATATGCAGCTTATAAAGCTTTAAAGATTGTAAGAAAGTATAAAGTTACTCCATTTCCAAACGATAAGAAATTTTATAAATTACATTTTGAATTCCATTTTAAAAATCGCAGGCATCCAGATCCAAATAATTTGTTGAAAATATTAATTGATAGTCTTGAAGGTATTGTGTTTGAGAATGATCGAAACATAGATATATCAACAACATCTAAAATAACAGGCAAAGAAAAAACAATAATAGTTTGGGAACGATAG
- a CDS encoding sigma-70 RNA polymerase sigma factor region 4 domain-containing protein, whose product MYEVVSFFARLRIDKETIIDLLQKYKKSLQILMERRIHLYIDEDGEIHVEGAFKNDEYQKVKTFTALKVKDFNTLIMDGIPKDIVNSIVILKLIDEWMSILTTKEKIALFHAYINHDFEKDGKRYKTLSIREISKKMNLPKSTVYDLIRKSLMKILQYNI is encoded by the coding sequence ATGTATGAAGTTGTTTCCTTTTTTGCTAGATTAAGAATAGATAAAGAAACTATAATAGATTTACTCCAAAAATATAAAAAATCATTGCAAATATTAATGGAAAGGCGAATACATTTATATATAGACGAAGATGGAGAAATACATGTTGAAGGGGCTTTTAAAAATGATGAATATCAAAAAGTAAAAACATTTACAGCATTAAAAGTAAAAGATTTTAATACTTTAATTATGGACGGTATTCCAAAAGATATAGTCAATTCTATAGTAATTTTAAAATTGATTGATGAATGGATGAGTATTTTAACCACTAAAGAAAAAATAGCGCTATTCCATGCTTATATCAATCATGATTTTGAAAAAGATGGAAAAAGGTATAAAACACTAAGTATTAGAGAAATTTCTAAAAAAATGAATTTACCTAAAAGCACAGTTTATGATTTAATACGAAAAAGCTTAATGAAAATTTTACAATACAATATATAG
- the terL gene encoding phage terminase large subunit, whose product MPKKYYINKNKILSRYFKNNFYAFLKYDGSGYWKDGKHLIFLAKKLEEVAQGKIKKLMVFMPPRHGKSELISKKFPAWFLGKYPNKEIIITAYSAELAYDFSRIARETMRRHESLFDVKLDKRTQAVQHWGIENTRGGLMAAGVGGPITGRGFHIGIIDDPIKNREEANSETIRNKIWDWYRSTFRTRAYPNSSIILVLTRWHENDLAGRLLAEQKEEWDIIELPAIAEENDILGRKKGEPLWPERYSYEELMRIKKDIGTYEWLSLYQQHPTALDGNIFKKEWLQYVDNYPKGLRIYQTVDLAISKKENSDYSVILTFGIDKNKNVFILDLYVDHIDFPQQIEQIQFYYNKWKPLRIGIESIQYQAALTQYFKAKTVIPVKSLKPVTDKVTRAMRITPHFENNKVFILRHLNKLSLLEEQLISFPNGKHDDIVDTIAYIFEFLNVGGIVKTGKYDLR is encoded by the coding sequence TTGCCGAAAAAATATTACATAAACAAAAACAAGATTCTGAGTAGATATTTTAAAAATAATTTTTATGCTTTTTTAAAATATGATGGTTCTGGATATTGGAAAGATGGAAAGCATTTAATATTTTTAGCAAAGAAATTAGAAGAAGTTGCACAAGGTAAAATAAAAAAACTTATGGTATTCATGCCGCCAAGACACGGAAAGTCTGAATTAATATCAAAGAAATTTCCCGCATGGTTTTTAGGAAAATATCCAAATAAAGAGATAATTATAACTGCATATAGTGCTGAACTTGCATATGATTTTTCAAGAATTGCAAGAGAAACAATGAGAAGGCACGAGAGTCTGTTTGATGTAAAACTAGATAAAAGAACTCAAGCTGTGCAACACTGGGGAATAGAAAATACTCGTGGTGGATTAATGGCTGCAGGGGTGGGAGGACCCATAACAGGAAGAGGGTTTCATATTGGAATTATAGATGATCCAATAAAAAACAGAGAAGAAGCGAATAGTGAAACTATTAGAAATAAAATATGGGATTGGTATAGATCAACTTTTAGGACAAGGGCTTATCCTAATTCATCTATAATATTAGTTTTAACTCGATGGCATGAAAATGATTTAGCAGGAAGATTGTTAGCAGAACAAAAAGAAGAGTGGGACATAATAGAATTACCAGCTATTGCAGAAGAAAATGACATATTGGGTAGAAAAAAGGGAGAACCGCTTTGGCCAGAAAGATATTCGTATGAAGAATTAATGCGAATAAAGAAAGATATAGGGACATACGAATGGCTCTCATTATATCAACAACATCCTACAGCTTTAGACGGAAATATATTTAAAAAAGAATGGTTGCAATATGTAGATAATTATCCAAAAGGATTAAGAATATATCAAACTGTTGATTTGGCTATTTCTAAAAAAGAAAATTCAGATTATTCTGTTATTTTAACTTTTGGTATCGACAAAAATAAGAATGTATTTATTTTAGATTTATATGTTGATCATATTGATTTTCCGCAACAAATAGAACAAATACAGTTTTACTATAACAAATGGAAACCATTAAGAATAGGGATTGAGTCGATTCAATATCAAGCTGCATTAACACAGTATTTTAAAGCAAAAACTGTAATCCCTGTTAAATCTTTAAAACCGGTAACAGATAAAGTTACACGCGCAATGAGAATAACACCGCATTTTGAAAATAATAAAGTTTTTATTTTAAGGCATTTGAATAAATTATCATTGCTTGAAGAACAATTAATAAGTTTTCCAAATGGAAAACATGATGATATTGTAGATACCATTGCATATATTTTTGAATTTTTAAATGTTGGAGGAATTGTTAAAACAGGAAAATATGATTTGAGGTGA
- a CDS encoding phage portal protein family protein: protein MEVKKEELTKQIATTWAALRQDVSEIMNIPDLDNDTIKNMLRDETISSALNFLTKNIINFIGEYVHEDEEKNAFVNTNFENLDISLEVISERILTDAIAYGFSVSELVWELKNNKLYLKKIIPLDPSTISFYLSDGEIIKIIQKTSNKNIEIPVEKCFIFRLNQRELYGKTELEKIYRAWKFKSIMFKFWAIAMERYAMPIAHGKTLGDTEELLNALKSIWSQGVIATDPETEIELLEPKSTIADSFEKSIEYTNMLIYRGLLLPQLLAGTQNVGSYSLGKVHMDLFLSSVRKMAKYYSENLIDSVVAKMIEYNFADVKSYGRFLEAEQPSNDERTKLAQVVNTLINTGIVDPIEDNDWIRDLFKFPKNAEISKVDEADDWN from the coding sequence ATGGAAGTCAAAAAAGAAGAATTGACTAAACAAATAGCAACAACTTGGGCAGCATTAAGACAAGATGTTAGTGAAATAATGAATATACCTGATTTAGATAATGATACTATAAAAAACATGCTTAGAGATGAAACTATATCTTCTGCGTTAAATTTTTTGACGAAAAATATAATAAATTTCATTGGCGAATATGTTCATGAAGATGAAGAGAAAAATGCCTTTGTTAATACAAACTTTGAAAACTTAGATATTTCTTTAGAAGTTATATCAGAAAGAATTTTAACAGATGCTATTGCATATGGCTTTTCTGTTTCTGAATTAGTATGGGAATTGAAAAACAACAAATTATATTTAAAGAAAATAATACCATTGGATCCATCAACTATAAGTTTTTATCTTAGCGATGGAGAAATAATTAAAATTATACAAAAAACATCTAATAAAAATATTGAAATACCGGTAGAAAAATGTTTTATATTTAGATTAAATCAAAGAGAATTGTATGGGAAAACCGAATTGGAAAAAATATATCGTGCTTGGAAATTTAAAAGTATAATGTTTAAATTCTGGGCAATAGCAATGGAAAGATATGCTATGCCAATAGCTCACGGGAAAACTTTAGGAGATACAGAAGAGTTATTAAATGCGTTGAAATCTATATGGTCGCAGGGAGTAATTGCAACGGATCCAGAGACTGAAATTGAACTATTAGAACCAAAAAGTACAATAGCAGATTCGTTTGAAAAATCAATAGAATATACAAATATGCTTATATATAGAGGGTTATTATTACCTCAATTATTAGCAGGAACTCAAAATGTTGGAAGTTATTCATTAGGTAAAGTTCATATGGATCTCTTTTTATCTTCAGTAAGAAAAATGGCTAAATATTATTCTGAAAATTTAATTGATTCAGTTGTTGCTAAGATGATTGAATATAATTTTGCTGATGTGAAATCATATGGCAGATTTTTGGAAGCAGAACAGCCTTCAAATGATGAAAGAACTAAATTAGCCCAAGTTGTAAATACATTAATAAATACTGGAATAGTTGATCCAATAGAAGATAATGATTGGATCAGAGATTTATTCAAATTCCCTAAAAATGCAGAAATATCAAAGGTAGATGAGGCTGATGACTGGAATTAG
- a CDS encoding minor capsid protein, whose amino-acid sequence MTGIRTIAQSLTRIENRIMNLSRKSFKNIRETTINQITGNFDYIDVSSLANAFYIGLLSGYIHGKMSVVGALLPKLKKKKTFEEWSDYREIFSVFIRDKELIMKLVKRKYTAKEAMEKFFKPNEYILEYFREYSLKLANIEVEDTIKKATELVRKTIEEGMSETEATKYIKSGLEKFSKHRIKAIARTEATRGYNVGALEESYASDVVIGYQFEAILDKRTSEICSSRWGMYIDKNDKDKLARNTPPLHVNCRSFLRMVTIYDKEMPVKKENIPKSNLEFLQKTEQLPKPKTRDYDVNVIREILNRL is encoded by the coding sequence ATGACTGGAATTAGGACTATAGCTCAAAGTTTAACTAGAATTGAAAATAGAATAATGAATTTATCAAGGAAAAGCTTCAAAAACATAAGAGAAACGACTATAAATCAAATCACAGGCAATTTTGATTATATAGACGTAAGCTCTTTAGCAAATGCATTTTATATTGGATTGTTGAGTGGATATATACATGGAAAAATGAGTGTTGTTGGAGCGTTATTGCCTAAATTGAAAAAGAAAAAAACATTTGAAGAATGGAGTGATTATAGAGAAATATTTTCTGTATTTATTAGAGATAAAGAATTAATAATGAAATTAGTTAAACGAAAATATACAGCAAAAGAAGCTATGGAAAAATTTTTTAAACCTAATGAATATATTCTTGAATACTTTAGGGAATATTCTCTTAAACTTGCTAATATTGAAGTTGAAGATACTATAAAAAAAGCAACAGAATTAGTTAGAAAAACAATAGAAGAAGGTATGAGCGAAACTGAAGCAACAAAATATATTAAATCAGGACTTGAAAAATTTTCTAAACATAGAATAAAAGCAATTGCGAGGACAGAAGCTACAAGAGGTTATAATGTAGGAGCATTGGAAGAAAGTTATGCATCTGATGTTGTTATTGGTTATCAATTTGAAGCAATATTAGATAAAAGAACCAGCGAAATATGTAGTTCAAGATGGGGAATGTATATTGATAAAAATGATAAAGATAAATTAGCAAGGAATACACCTCCATTACATGTAAATTGTAGAAGTTTTTTAAGAATGGTAACTATTTATGACAAAGAAATGCCTGTTAAAAAAGAAAATATACCTAAAAGTAATTTAGAGTTTTTGCAAAAAACAGAACAATTACCAAAACCAAAAACTCGTGATTATGATGTAAATGTGATAAGAGAAATATTAAATAGACTATAA
- a CDS encoding phage protease yields MLRVTKFKEAKKRFWHNALPLSEFYDPRYGKISITKDLAEQMVKNFKDNIPSYNPPVNISHIDELGKYGEVVNMEVRDDGLWIEVELTDEGAKLLEERKFEYLSAEYVEEYRDKKTNKNVGAVFIGVALTNKPAHPEMKKISFEDLMSEIVKLKEKLNGGESMELEKKLAELENQMKTFTEQIKLKDAELKELSEEVTKLKDENKKLLEEKAEQAKKLHEAKVEKWAKEWLEKGITPATIEKAKEKVLSDEKLFDVYNEIFESMPKIEKKQMSEENNGINVTEKAEKIIKFIHGGE; encoded by the coding sequence ATGCTTAGAGTTACAAAGTTTAAGGAAGCAAAAAAAAGATTTTGGCATAATGCTTTACCGCTTTCGGAATTTTATGATCCAAGATACGGAAAGATAAGCATTACTAAAGATTTAGCAGAACAAATGGTAAAAAATTTTAAAGATAACATTCCTTCATATAATCCACCAGTCAATATATCGCATATTGATGAATTAGGAAAATATGGAGAAGTAGTAAATATGGAAGTTAGAGATGATGGATTATGGATAGAAGTTGAATTAACTGACGAAGGGGCAAAGCTTTTAGAAGAAAGAAAGTTTGAATATTTGTCAGCAGAATACGTTGAAGAATACAGGGATAAAAAGACAAATAAAAATGTTGGGGCTGTATTTATTGGGGTTGCATTAACAAATAAACCTGCACATCCAGAAATGAAAAAGATCAGTTTTGAAGATTTAATGTCAGAAATAGTTAAGTTGAAAGAGAAATTAAATGGAGGTGAAAGTATGGAACTTGAGAAAAAGTTGGCAGAATTAGAAAATCAAATGAAGACTTTTACGGAACAAATTAAGTTAAAAGATGCAGAACTCAAAGAGTTAAGTGAAGAAGTGACTAAATTAAAAGATGAAAACAAAAAACTTTTAGAGGAAAAAGCAGAACAAGCTAAAAAATTGCATGAAGCTAAAGTTGAAAAATGGGCAAAAGAATGGTTAGAAAAAGGAATTACGCCAGCAACAATTGAAAAAGCAAAAGAAAAAGTTTTGTCTGATGAAAAATTATTTGATGTTTATAACGAAATTTTTGAAAGTATGCCTAAAATTGAGAAAAAGCAAATGTCTGAAGAAAATAATGGAATTAATGTAACAGAAAAAGCTGAAAAAATTATTAAATTTATTCATGGAGGTGAATAA
- a CDS encoding major capsid protein: MGAIDWKLLTELYRKTPIENYFLTKNLGKNVKYSPVPKVTIRTEDYGMTIANLGLIGDPAKPINVQNNVTEIAIDPAQIFEYDKLTEDDIFTNSNPAVLALSGSDGVVSNKEYVRAMKIEGLKRRVQRRIEQMFAQIISEGKLSYNDGKRKYEVSFNNVTPQAYTLSSTTKIYNDLIDATDAIRKSGFVPDMIIMSKDVEKALFDNTQVKDLIKKQEWSLARAQMQNEDALVRRSFEAVNLPQMYVYMGEYNDGTAKKYIPDGTLIVLSSQAFRLSYGAIVQFDVQPNGNPIMTDVLSWEKIINEGTEKALYVMSRPLPYLINSEALKVFNVTIS; the protein is encoded by the coding sequence ATGGGAGCTATTGATTGGAAATTATTAACAGAGTTATATAGAAAAACCCCAATTGAAAATTATTTTTTAACTAAAAATCTTGGTAAAAACGTAAAGTATAGTCCAGTTCCAAAAGTAACAATAAGAACAGAAGATTATGGTATGACAATTGCAAATTTAGGATTAATTGGGGATCCTGCAAAACCCATTAATGTGCAAAATAATGTAACGGAAATTGCTATTGATCCAGCACAAATTTTTGAATATGATAAATTAACAGAAGATGATATTTTTACAAATTCAAATCCTGCAGTATTAGCTCTTAGTGGTTCAGATGGTGTAGTAAGCAACAAAGAATATGTTAGAGCTATGAAAATAGAGGGTTTAAAAAGAAGAGTCCAAAGAAGAATTGAACAAATGTTTGCGCAAATAATCTCTGAAGGAAAATTATCCTATAATGATGGCAAAAGAAAATATGAAGTTTCTTTTAATAATGTTACTCCACAAGCATATACTTTAAGTTCAACAACAAAAATATATAATGATTTAATCGATGCTACAGATGCAATAAGAAAGAGCGGATTTGTTCCAGATATGATTATAATGTCAAAAGATGTAGAAAAAGCTTTGTTTGACAACACGCAAGTAAAAGATTTAATTAAAAAACAGGAATGGAGTTTAGCAAGAGCACAAATGCAAAATGAAGATGCATTAGTAAGAAGAAGTTTTGAAGCAGTAAATTTACCTCAAATGTATGTATATATGGGAGAATATAACGATGGGACAGCAAAAAAATATATTCCAGACGGTACATTGATAGTCTTATCTTCGCAGGCATTTAGGTTATCATATGGAGCTATTGTTCAATTTGATGTTCAACCAAATGGAAATCCTATTATGACTGACGTTTTATCATGGGAAAAGATTATTAATGAAGGTACAGAAAAAGCCTTATATGTAATGTCAAGACCTTTACCTTATTTAATTAATTCTGAAGCTTTAAAAGTATTCAATGTAACTATTTCATGA
- a CDS encoding phage virion morphogenesis protein → MKIIINDKELKKKLSELKRKTNDLTPVMKDTALIMKQSILKNFDDQGTEQKKWKDLSRKTKKRKQKEKGTSYPILVDTGRLKKSFNTSYTKYTARVYTGVKYGVYHQTGTRKIPKRPFMHVRKEHLETIKRLILKYLEE, encoded by the coding sequence ATGAAAATAATAATTAATGATAAAGAGTTGAAAAAGAAACTTAGTGAATTAAAGAGAAAAACAAATGATTTAACTCCAGTAATGAAAGATACAGCCCTCATTATGAAACAATCAATTTTAAAGAATTTTGACGATCAAGGTACAGAACAGAAAAAATGGAAAGATTTATCAAGAAAGACAAAAAAAAGAAAACAAAAGGAAAAAGGTACTTCTTATCCGATTTTGGTTGATACCGGAAGGTTAAAGAAATCATTTAATACTTCATATACAAAATACACAGCAAGAGTCTATACAGGAGTTAAATATGGTGTTTATCATCAAACGGGAACAAGAAAAATACCAAAACGTCCGTTTATGCATGTTAGAAAAGAACATCTTGAAACTATAAAAAGATTAATACTTAAATATTTGGAGGAATAA
- a CDS encoding phage tail tube protein: MAYTGAKSSVLLGIESSFATEATVKYKLPFKSESINHKIETAKSEALLGIRGTKSLVPTKEGAEGSLELEAYPTASGLAFYLALGKSVLMDPDSTPSSGDEYTKITPIDLTADIPSATVQVDHFGQKMKYLGMKVNSLKFSGAVGSIPSISLDLVGKEEVIGAATQGTIVDVDPQPFFFKELILYTDEFVTPTDLYSSIELNIANNLDTDDYRLDGTGKRKTLEAGNLEITGSLDIIFDASVISGEYTKFKNFQDAQLGIKLEKTTGEKLEIFLPRVNFSEMTHDISGAEKIMIKANFTALIPTSGDIIVISDYQNTTGTY, encoded by the coding sequence ATGGCATATACAGGTGCAAAATCAAGTGTATTACTTGGAATAGAAAGTAGTTTTGCAACAGAAGCAACAGTGAAATATAAATTACCTTTTAAAAGTGAAAGCATTAACCACAAAATAGAAACTGCAAAATCTGAGGCATTACTTGGAATAAGAGGAACAAAATCATTGGTTCCGACGAAAGAAGGAGCAGAAGGTTCTTTGGAATTAGAAGCATACCCAACAGCAAGTGGATTAGCATTTTATCTTGCGTTAGGTAAATCAGTGTTAATGGACCCTGATTCCACACCTTCAAGTGGAGATGAATATACAAAAATAACTCCTATTGATTTAACGGCAGATATACCAAGTGCAACGGTACAAGTAGATCATTTTGGACAGAAGATGAAATATTTGGGAATGAAAGTAAATTCATTAAAGTTTAGTGGTGCGGTTGGTTCAATACCTTCAATCAGTTTAGATTTAGTTGGTAAAGAAGAAGTGATTGGAGCAGCAACACAAGGAACTATAGTCGATGTAGATCCACAACCGTTTTTCTTCAAAGAATTAATATTATATACAGACGAATTTGTTACACCTACAGATTTATATTCAAGTATTGAACTTAATATTGCAAACAATTTAGATACAGATGACTACAGACTTGACGGAACAGGAAAAAGGAAAACATTAGAAGCAGGTAATCTTGAAATAACTGGAAGTCTTGACATTATATTTGATGCAAGTGTTATTTCTGGAGAATATACAAAATTCAAAAATTTTCAAGATGCTCAATTAGGAATTAAATTAGAAAAAACAACAGGAGAAAAATTGGAAATATTCTTACCAAGAGTAAATTTCAGTGAAATGACACATGATATCAGTGGAGCAGAAAAAATAATGATTAAAGCAAACTTTACAGCATTAATTCCAACTTCAGGAGATATAATTGTGATTTCAGATTATCAAAATACAACAGGAACATATTAG